The Actinomyces sp. oral taxon 414 genome has a segment encoding these proteins:
- a CDS encoding DUF3097 domain-containing protein, with the protein MNTPQTRRRVVPGSTAARRAALRARAERESRAAGAREEAGAEGAVPRRRPAPPSASPSTASPPSARSSPAPLIPPTRPSAADRYGGDVLAVDPHRVGPNAIRPESVHVPVRRGLVVEDRQTGFVGAVVATEKSGGRRIVVLEDRRGTRRGFPLGPGFWIDGRPVVLDPPRAAPGPGTGAVGHGGRRVTASGSYAVEGEAAKVARASRIWVEGGHDAELVEKVWGDDLRHEGVVVLMLDGVDNLEEVMAEFGPAPERRAGVLVDHLVAGSKESRIAERVARMPGGENVLVLGHPYVDVWQAVKPERVGLRSWPEVPRGTDIKHGTLQALGWPHATRADVARGWRRILATVRNYKDLEPALLGRMEELIDFVTAPGTR; encoded by the coding sequence GTGAACACGCCCCAGACCCGTCGCCGGGTGGTCCCCGGTTCCACCGCCGCGCGCCGCGCCGCCCTGCGCGCCCGGGCCGAGCGGGAGTCCCGGGCGGCCGGCGCGAGGGAGGAGGCCGGCGCGGAAGGGGCGGTGCCGCGCCGTCGGCCCGCCCCGCCGTCGGCCTCCCCCTCGACGGCTTCTCCCCCGTCGGCCCGGTCCTCGCCGGCCCCGCTGATCCCGCCGACCCGGCCCTCCGCCGCCGACCGCTACGGCGGCGACGTCCTGGCCGTCGACCCGCACCGGGTGGGCCCGAACGCGATCCGGCCCGAATCCGTGCACGTGCCCGTCCGCCGGGGGCTTGTCGTCGAGGACCGCCAGACCGGCTTCGTGGGGGCCGTCGTCGCCACGGAGAAGTCCGGGGGGCGCCGCATCGTCGTCCTGGAGGACCGCCGCGGGACGCGCCGCGGCTTTCCGCTGGGGCCGGGCTTCTGGATCGACGGGCGGCCCGTGGTCCTCGACCCGCCGCGGGCCGCGCCCGGGCCCGGCACCGGAGCGGTCGGCCACGGCGGGCGCCGGGTGACGGCGTCGGGCTCCTACGCGGTCGAGGGCGAGGCGGCGAAGGTCGCCCGCGCCTCGCGGATCTGGGTCGAGGGCGGGCACGACGCCGAGCTGGTGGAGAAGGTCTGGGGCGACGACCTGCGCCATGAAGGAGTCGTGGTCCTCATGCTCGACGGCGTGGACAACCTCGAGGAGGTCATGGCGGAGTTCGGCCCGGCGCCGGAGCGGCGGGCGGGCGTGCTGGTCGACCACCTGGTGGCCGGCTCGAAGGAGTCGCGCATCGCCGAGCGGGTGGCGCGAATGCCCGGCGGCGAGAACGTGCTCGTCCTGGGCCACCCGTACGTGGACGTGTGGCAGGCGGTCAAGCCCGAGCGGGTGGGGCTGCGCTCCTGGCCGGAGGTGCCACGGGGCACCGACATCAAGCACGGCACCCTTCAGGCGCTGGGCTGGCCGCACGCCACCCGGGCGGACGTCGCCCGCGGCTGGCGGCGGATCCTGGCGACGGTGCGCAACTACAAGGACCTGGAGCCCGCCCTGCTGGGCCGCATGGAGGAGCTCATCGACTTCGTCACCGCGCCGGGCACCCGCTGA
- the hrcA gene encoding heat-inducible transcriptional repressor HrcA → MADDRRLKVLSAIVTDYVRTREPVGSRALVERYRLGVSPATIRNDMAVLEDEGYIHQPHTSAGRVPTEKGYRLFVDQIARIKPLSAPERAAITTLLTGEADLEQVVARAVRVLARLTGQLAVVEYPSLRLTALRHLELVALGPTRVLLVIITDTGRVEQRTVVLSGEGADVVDPLALGRLRLRLNSALVGRRAAEAVPILAALSRQAPVEERALLAAVTSVLLDALRPDAEERFVVAGTANLARSTPDFSALGALLDAIEEQVVLLRLLADAAAEGARSPGAPDGMRVSIGSENRDDALAEASVVTAAYGPGGGDAVAHLGVIGPTRMDYPATMAAVRAVARYLSRFLAGPGEAPA, encoded by the coding sequence ATGGCAGACGACCGCCGCCTCAAGGTCCTCTCCGCCATTGTCACCGACTACGTGCGCACCCGTGAGCCGGTGGGTTCGCGCGCCCTGGTCGAGCGCTACCGCCTGGGCGTCTCCCCGGCCACCATCCGCAACGACATGGCGGTCCTGGAGGACGAGGGCTACATCCACCAGCCGCACACGAGCGCCGGGCGCGTGCCCACCGAGAAGGGCTACCGGCTCTTCGTCGACCAGATCGCCCGCATTAAGCCGCTGTCCGCCCCCGAGCGCGCCGCCATCACCACGCTGCTGACCGGCGAGGCCGACCTGGAGCAGGTGGTGGCGCGCGCCGTGCGGGTCCTGGCCCGGCTCACCGGCCAGCTCGCCGTCGTGGAGTACCCCAGCCTGCGTTTGACGGCGCTGCGCCACCTCGAGCTCGTGGCCCTGGGCCCCACGCGCGTCCTGCTCGTCATTATCACGGACACCGGGCGCGTGGAGCAGCGCACCGTCGTCCTGAGCGGGGAGGGCGCCGACGTCGTCGACCCCCTCGCCCTGGGTCGGCTGCGCCTGCGGCTCAACTCCGCCCTGGTGGGGCGCCGGGCCGCCGAGGCCGTGCCGATCCTGGCGGCCCTGTCCCGGCAGGCGCCGGTCGAGGAGCGCGCCCTCCTGGCGGCCGTCACCAGCGTGCTCCTCGACGCCCTGCGGCCCGACGCCGAGGAGCGCTTCGTCGTGGCCGGCACCGCGAACCTGGCCCGCTCCACCCCCGACTTCTCCGCCCTGGGCGCGCTCCTGGACGCCATCGAGGAGCAGGTCGTCCTGCTGCGCCTGCTCGCCGACGCCGCCGCGGAGGGCGCGCGATCCCCGGGCGCCCCCGACGGCATGCGCGTGTCCATTGGCAGCGAAAATCGCGACGACGCCCTGGCGGAGGCCAGCGTCGTGACCGCCGCCTACGGGCCGGGCGGGGGCGACGCCGTCGCCCACCTGGGGGTCATCGGCCCCACCCGCATGGACTACCCCGCGACCATGGCGGCGGTGCGCGCCGTCGCCCGCTACCTCTCGCGGTTCCTCGCCGGTCCGGGGGAGGCCCCCGCCTGA
- the dnaJ gene encoding molecular chaperone DnaJ → MSDYYEVLGVSRQASAEEIKKAYRRKARQLHPDIAGPGHEEEFKEVATAYEVLSDSEKRQMYDLGGPDAVSGGAAAGFGGFSGDFADLGGIFQTFFGGGAARGPVSRARRGQDAMTAVDVTLADVAFGARKTVTVDTYVTCATCGGSCCAPGTEPVTCSQCNGQGSIQRVQRSFLGNVMTSSPCPACRGFGTVIVTPCKDCDGEGREHVRKDIEVEVPAGVAEGTRIRLSGRGEAGVAGGPSGDLYVVVQEIEHPTLQRDGDDLYTELRVPMTAAALGVSLPVETLDGERMVSVRAGTQSGDSIRLGGLGVGRLRRPGRGDLHVSIVVETPTRLTEREKELLTELAELRGENDHAPAEADSLFDRIASKYKKRR, encoded by the coding sequence GTGAGCGACTACTACGAGGTGCTCGGCGTCAGCCGCCAGGCCAGCGCCGAGGAGATCAAGAAGGCCTACCGCAGGAAGGCCCGCCAGCTGCACCCCGACATCGCCGGCCCCGGCCACGAGGAGGAGTTCAAGGAGGTCGCGACCGCCTACGAGGTCCTGTCCGACTCCGAGAAGCGCCAGATGTACGACCTGGGCGGCCCCGACGCCGTCTCCGGCGGCGCCGCCGCCGGTTTCGGCGGATTCAGCGGGGACTTCGCCGACCTGGGGGGCATCTTCCAGACCTTCTTCGGCGGGGGCGCCGCGCGCGGGCCGGTCTCACGCGCCCGGCGCGGCCAGGACGCCATGACCGCGGTCGACGTGACCCTGGCCGACGTCGCCTTCGGTGCCCGCAAGACCGTCACCGTGGACACCTACGTCACGTGCGCGACCTGCGGCGGCTCCTGCTGCGCGCCCGGCACCGAGCCGGTCACCTGCTCGCAGTGCAACGGCCAGGGCTCCATCCAGCGGGTCCAGCGCTCCTTCCTCGGCAATGTCATGACCAGTTCGCCGTGCCCGGCCTGCCGCGGGTTCGGCACCGTGATCGTCACCCCCTGCAAGGACTGCGACGGCGAGGGCCGCGAGCACGTGCGCAAGGACATCGAGGTGGAGGTGCCCGCGGGCGTGGCCGAGGGTACCCGCATCCGCCTGTCCGGGCGCGGCGAGGCCGGGGTCGCGGGCGGACCCAGCGGCGACCTGTACGTGGTGGTCCAGGAGATCGAGCACCCCACCTTGCAGCGCGACGGCGACGACCTGTACACCGAGCTGCGCGTGCCCATGACCGCCGCGGCGCTGGGCGTCTCCCTCCCGGTCGAGACCCTCGACGGCGAGCGGATGGTCTCGGTGCGCGCCGGGACCCAGTCCGGCGACAGCATCCGCCTGGGCGGCCTGGGCGTGGGGCGCCTGCGCCGGCCCGGGCGCGGCGACCTGCACGTGTCGATCGTGGTGGAGACGCCGACCAGGCTCACCGAGCGCGAGAAGGAACTGCTGACTGAGCTGGCGGAGCTGCGCGGCGAGAACGACCACGCGCCGGCCGAGGCCGACAGCCTCTTCGACCGCATCGCCAGCAAGTACAAGAAGCGCCGCTGA
- a CDS encoding YggS family pyridoxal phosphate-dependent enzyme, which translates to MTESEPAPQPAPQSSPAPGAPGAATPSDAFPARAGTAEQIAANLAAVRARIDAAAARAGRDAAEIRLLPVTKTVSEERLRAAYAAGITQMGENKVQEAARKAENLADLDIHWAMIGHLQTNKARDVAAFAHEFQALDSLRVAEALDRRLQAAGRGLDVYVQVNSSGEASKFGLAPEEVAGFLGALPAYSSLRVRGLMTLAAHTDDQDRIRECFRLMRSLRDAGLEAGTVGDGGLSMGMSGDFELAIEGGSTCVRVGQAIFGARPTPDSHYWPGR; encoded by the coding sequence ATGACCGAGTCCGAACCAGCCCCGCAACCAGCCCCGCAGTCCTCCCCCGCTCCCGGCGCTCCCGGCGCGGCGACGCCGTCGGACGCCTTCCCGGCCCGCGCCGGGACGGCCGAGCAGATCGCCGCGAACCTGGCGGCCGTGCGCGCCCGCATCGACGCCGCCGCCGCGCGCGCCGGGCGGGACGCCGCGGAGATCCGGCTGCTGCCCGTGACCAAGACGGTGTCCGAGGAGCGGCTGCGCGCCGCCTACGCCGCTGGCATCACGCAGATGGGCGAGAACAAGGTCCAGGAGGCCGCCCGCAAGGCGGAGAACCTGGCCGACCTCGACATCCACTGGGCCATGATCGGGCACCTGCAAACCAATAAGGCCAGGGATGTGGCCGCTTTCGCCCACGAGTTCCAGGCCCTGGACTCCCTGCGCGTGGCCGAGGCCCTCGACCGCCGGCTGCAGGCCGCCGGACGCGGCCTGGACGTGTACGTGCAGGTCAACTCCTCGGGCGAGGCCTCCAAATTCGGGCTCGCCCCGGAGGAGGTGGCGGGCTTCCTGGGGGCCCTGCCCGCCTACTCCTCGCTGCGGGTCCGGGGCCTGATGACCCTGGCCGCCCACACCGACGACCAGGACCGCATCCGCGAGTGCTTCCGCCTCATGCGCTCCCTGCGCGACGCCGGTCTGGAGGCGGGCACGGTCGGCGACGGCGGGCTGTCCATGGGCATGAGCGGCGACTTCGAGCTGGCCATCGAGGGCGGGTCGACCTGCGTGCGCGTGGGCCAGGCCATCTTCGGCGCCCGGCCCACCCCGGACTCCCACTACTGGCCCGGGCGCTGA
- a CDS encoding 16S rRNA (uracil(1498)-N(3))-methyltransferase yields MTAPVFILTIDTLEPAGAAARAVAGDVLTLTGPEARHAVSVRRLRAGERVDLVDGAGLRLVCEAAVPGSDGVGDRPDRSVRPDRPRRSGGPDRLSVRVLERVEEPEPPVRLALVQALAKGGRDEQAVETATEVGVDLVVPWRAGRCVSVWNGPRAARGRARWEATAREAAKQARRARVPRVESDRSTRELAAWVRGVTDAGGAVLVLHEEAGTPIGAAALPEPGDGRAPVLAVVVGPEGGIGEEEVAALEGAGARAVRLGPHVMRTASAGPVALALLAERSGLWG; encoded by the coding sequence GTGACCGCCCCCGTCTTCATCCTCACCATCGACACCCTCGAGCCCGCCGGAGCGGCCGCGCGCGCCGTCGCCGGCGACGTCCTGACCCTGACGGGCCCCGAAGCGCGCCACGCGGTGAGCGTGCGCAGGCTGCGGGCCGGGGAGCGGGTGGACCTGGTCGACGGCGCCGGGCTGCGGCTGGTGTGCGAGGCGGCGGTCCCCGGCTCGGACGGCGTCGGGGACCGCCCGGACCGGTCTGTCCGTCCGGATCGCCCCAGGCGCTCGGGCGGCCCGGACCGCCTGAGCGTGCGGGTTCTGGAGCGGGTGGAGGAGCCCGAGCCCCCCGTGCGACTGGCCCTCGTCCAGGCGCTGGCCAAGGGCGGGCGCGACGAGCAGGCGGTGGAGACCGCCACGGAGGTCGGCGTCGACCTCGTCGTGCCGTGGCGGGCCGGCCGGTGCGTGTCCGTGTGGAACGGGCCCAGGGCCGCCAGGGGCCGCGCCCGCTGGGAGGCGACCGCCCGCGAGGCCGCCAAGCAGGCCCGGCGCGCCCGGGTGCCGCGGGTCGAGTCGGACCGCTCCACGCGCGAGCTCGCCGCCTGGGTGCGCGGGGTGACGGATGCCGGGGGAGCGGTGCTCGTCCTCCACGAGGAGGCGGGGACCCCCATTGGCGCGGCGGCCCTGCCGGAGCCCGGCGACGGGCGGGCGCCGGTCCTGGCCGTCGTCGTCGGCCCCGAGGGCGGCATCGGCGAGGAGGAGGTGGCGGCCCTGGAGGGGGCCGGAGCGAGGGCGGTGCGGCTGGGGCCGCACGTCATGCGCACGGCCAGCGCCGGACCGGTCGCGCTGGCCCTCCTCGCCGAGCGGTCGGGGCTGTGGGGCTGA
- a CDS encoding DUF4241 domain-containing protein, which yields MNTNLMSNDLNFYALVSGPVPSPFRNWRGRRSLLDVLLRRRRDSGLPLDMVPLSVVDLGVLHVPSGRLEACDPFVTLGRDIVFAVEPGDYPVKATVADISKEHDGSHERNAYLSLVLADGEAAAVEPARRAIGWKGAVCVDAGTVAFVDRVAAVAMSALADGANLYDEFEPEPWCGPLDSPDHYREGMANIVMPLDGAGENIIMALSGWGDGVYPVMLTRDADGAPLGLHIDLGVVGEFADDDEDEQDGAGAESTNADGAGDADGAGAESTDVEESARRGLA from the coding sequence GTGAACACCAATCTCATGAGCAACGATCTGAACTTCTACGCCCTGGTGTCCGGCCCGGTCCCCAGCCCCTTCCGGAACTGGCGCGGCAGGCGCTCCCTCCTGGACGTGCTCCTTCGGCGGCGGCGCGACAGCGGCCTCCCCCTGGATATGGTGCCCCTGAGCGTCGTCGATCTCGGGGTGCTGCACGTGCCCTCCGGACGCCTCGAGGCCTGCGACCCCTTCGTCACCCTCGGCCGCGACATCGTCTTCGCCGTCGAGCCGGGCGACTACCCGGTCAAGGCCACCGTCGCCGACATCTCCAAGGAGCACGACGGCTCCCATGAGCGCAATGCGTACCTGTCCCTCGTGCTGGCCGACGGCGAGGCGGCCGCCGTCGAACCGGCGCGGCGGGCCATAGGCTGGAAGGGAGCCGTGTGCGTGGACGCGGGCACGGTCGCCTTCGTCGATCGCGTGGCCGCCGTCGCCATGTCGGCCCTGGCCGACGGCGCCAACCTCTACGACGAGTTCGAGCCCGAGCCCTGGTGCGGCCCCCTGGACTCGCCCGATCACTACCGGGAGGGGATGGCCAATATCGTCATGCCCCTGGACGGGGCGGGGGAGAACATCATTATGGCGTTGTCCGGCTGGGGCGACGGCGTCTACCCGGTCATGCTCACCCGCGATGCCGACGGCGCCCCGCTGGGCCTGCACATCGACCTGGGCGTGGTGGGCGAGTTCGCCGACGACGACGAGGACGAGCAGGACGGGGCCGGGGCCGAGAGCACGAACGCCGACGGGGCCGGGGACGCCGACGGGGCCGGGGCCGAGAGCACGGACGTCGAGGAGAGCGCCCGACGAGGACTCGCCTAG
- a CDS encoding DUF4241 domain-containing protein, whose amino-acid sequence MSNDRTSNDLSFYALTSGPVPSPFAEDDGAANPVPLSVVDLGVLRVPSGRVEACDPFVCLGDGPVFEVEPGDYPVRATIADVSDERDGSHEREAYLSLVLADGEAASVEVAPQLSGSDWGVGVDAGTVAFVDHDAVATAMPPREESDWYDDIFDSGEPDSWFALMDSPDHYRAGAANIVMPRAGAGENVVLSHSGWGDGVYPVMLTRDADGAPLGLHIDLGVVGESDDEDEEE is encoded by the coding sequence ATGAGCAACGATCGCACGAGCAACGACTTGAGCTTCTACGCCCTCACATCCGGCCCGGTCCCCAGTCCGTTCGCGGAGGACGACGGGGCCGCGAACCCGGTGCCCCTGAGCGTCGTCGACCTCGGGGTGCTGCGCGTGCCCTCGGGGCGCGTCGAGGCCTGCGACCCCTTCGTCTGCCTCGGTGACGGCCCGGTCTTCGAGGTAGAGCCGGGCGACTACCCGGTCAGGGCCACCATCGCCGACGTCTCCGATGAGCGCGACGGCTCCCACGAGCGCGAGGCGTACCTGTCCCTCGTGCTGGCCGACGGCGAGGCGGCCTCCGTCGAGGTTGCGCCGCAGCTCTCAGGTTCGGACTGGGGCGTGGGCGTGGACGCGGGCACGGTCGCCTTCGTTGACCACGACGCCGTCGCCACCGCCATGCCGCCGCGGGAGGAATCCGACTGGTACGACGACATCTTCGACTCCGGGGAGCCCGACTCCTGGTTCGCCCTCATGGACTCGCCCGATCACTACCGGGCGGGGGCGGCCAATATCGTCATGCCGCGGGCGGGGGCGGGGGAGAACGTCGTCCTGTCGCACTCCGGCTGGGGCGACGGCGTCTACCCGGTCATGCTCACCCGCGACGCCGACGGCGCCCCGCTGGGCCTGCACATCGACCTGGGCGTGGTGGGCGAGTCCGACGACGAGGACGAGGAGGAGTGA
- a CDS encoding Imm51 family immunity protein: MTIPTTPDFIRLLDSEDTGSTSCFFDADVPATADVVASLGHEPNGYFWEGVVRRLVEKGELDEPDTDPEGGMFCVYGPRPAMERLAHVLTPYLTDPRALTALVVEADAEGFDFDD; this comes from the coding sequence ATGACCATCCCGACCACCCCCGACTTCATCCGCCTGCTCGACTCCGAGGACACGGGCTCCACCTCCTGCTTCTTCGACGCCGACGTTCCCGCCACGGCCGACGTCGTCGCATCCCTCGGCCATGAGCCCAACGGGTACTTCTGGGAGGGTGTCGTGCGCAGGCTCGTTGAGAAGGGCGAACTCGACGAGCCGGACACCGACCCCGAGGGCGGCATGTTCTGCGTCTACGGGCCGCGCCCCGCCATGGAGCGCCTCGCCCACGTCCTGACCCCCTACCTCACCGACCCGCGGGCCCTCACCGCCCTGGTCGTCGAGGCCGACGCCGAGGGCTTCGACTTCGACGACTGA
- a CDS encoding TetR/AcrR family transcriptional regulator: MNRRGRRPAGSPDAREAILAAARAAFARDGYNTSLRGVARQARVDPALVHHYFPERSGLFAESVLGTPDGPPMDPAQFEEVQRLPGSEQGEAIVRTFVTQWDRMGEERFAAVVRAALSNQAVVARIRSMIVGGVVTPMVKRVAPDRVELRSQLVASQLIGLGMARWVARLGAVRAADARVLAAAVGPTIQRYLTGDLGIGPDDDGALRDGGPPT; this comes from the coding sequence GTGAACCGGCGCGGGCGCCGTCCGGCCGGCAGTCCGGACGCGCGCGAGGCGATTCTCGCCGCCGCCCGCGCGGCCTTCGCCCGCGACGGCTACAACACGTCCCTGCGGGGCGTGGCCCGCCAGGCGCGCGTCGACCCGGCCCTGGTCCACCACTACTTCCCCGAGCGTTCCGGGCTCTTCGCCGAATCCGTCCTGGGCACCCCGGACGGGCCCCCGATGGATCCCGCCCAGTTCGAGGAGGTCCAGCGGCTGCCCGGCTCCGAGCAGGGCGAGGCCATCGTCCGGACCTTCGTCACCCAGTGGGACCGCATGGGGGAGGAGCGCTTCGCCGCGGTGGTGCGCGCCGCGCTCAGCAACCAGGCGGTGGTGGCGCGCATCCGCAGCATGATCGTGGGCGGCGTGGTGACCCCCATGGTGAAGCGCGTGGCGCCCGACCGGGTGGAGCTGCGCTCCCAGCTGGTCGCCAGTCAGCTGATCGGCCTGGGGATGGCGCGGTGGGTGGCGCGGCTGGGGGCCGTGCGCGCGGCCGACGCGCGGGTGCTGGCGGCCGCCGTCGGCCCCACCATCCAGCGCTACCTTACCGGCGACCTGGGGATCGGGCCCGACGACGACGGGGCCTTGCGGGACGGAGGGCCGCCGACGTAG
- a CDS encoding ABC transporter ATP-binding protein encodes MMKNGAGASPDPAVDPDPAVDVRDLRVSRGGREVLHGLSFALPAGSVTGLLGPSGCGKTTLMRTLVGVQRYDGEVRVLGHEPGVPAIRGRIGYVTQGTAVYKDLTARQNLRYFASLAGPRARDVNEVLAVVGLTDLADRRVGTYSGGEANRASLACALVAGPEVLILDEPTVGLDPLTREDLWNAFQDLAAQGATLLVSSHVMDEAFRCQSVLLMRDGSLLAATTAPELLDRTGAATLDEAFLAVIRHGGDAGRDGVGRDGAGRDDGDAIGRDGALQGAEAAR; translated from the coding sequence ATGATGAAAAACGGTGCGGGCGCCTCGCCCGACCCCGCGGTCGATCCCGACCCCGCGGTCGACGTCCGGGACCTGCGGGTGTCGCGCGGCGGGCGCGAGGTCCTCCACGGCCTGTCCTTCGCCCTCCCCGCGGGCTCGGTCACCGGCCTGCTCGGCCCCTCCGGCTGCGGCAAAACCACCCTCATGCGCACCCTCGTCGGCGTCCAGCGCTACGACGGCGAGGTCCGTGTCCTGGGCCATGAGCCCGGGGTCCCCGCCATCCGCGGCCGGATCGGCTACGTCACCCAGGGGACCGCCGTCTACAAGGACCTCACCGCCCGCCAGAACCTGCGCTACTTCGCCTCGCTGGCCGGTCCCCGCGCCCGCGACGTCAACGAGGTCCTGGCCGTCGTCGGCCTGACCGATCTGGCCGACCGGCGCGTGGGCACCTACTCCGGGGGCGAGGCCAACCGGGCGTCGCTGGCCTGCGCCCTGGTGGCGGGCCCCGAAGTTCTCATCCTGGACGAGCCCACCGTCGGGCTGGACCCCCTCACCCGCGAGGACCTGTGGAATGCCTTCCAGGACCTGGCCGCACAGGGCGCCACACTCCTGGTCTCCAGCCACGTCATGGACGAGGCCTTCCGCTGCCAGTCCGTCCTGCTCATGCGCGACGGGAGCCTGCTGGCCGCCACCACCGCCCCCGAGCTGCTCGATCGCACCGGGGCCGCCACCCTCGACGAGGCCTTCCTCGCCGTCATCCGCCACGGCGGCGACGCCGGCCGGGACGGGGTCGGTCGGGACGGGGCCGGCCGGGATGACGGCGACGCCATCGGCCGGGACGGAGCCCTCCAGGGCGCGGAGGCCGCCCGATGA
- a CDS encoding ABC transporter permease, with the protein MNARTYAATVRRVLAQLAADRRTLALILAVPAALLTLLYFVYRDYPGATILFNRVAVSMMAILPMIVMFLVTSVAMLRERGSGTLERLWTTPLHRADLLLGYATAFTVTAVGQSLILCAVAAWFLDVEIAASWAWVILTALVDAFLGVALGLFVSAFARTEFQAVQFMPVVVGPQLFLCGLLVARDQMPRALELCGNVLPMSWAVDAVGELTASATPTADFALDLALLAACGLAVLTVAALTVPRRTR; encoded by the coding sequence ATGAACGCCCGCACCTACGCCGCCACCGTCCGCCGCGTGCTGGCCCAGCTCGCCGCCGACCGGCGCACCCTGGCCCTCATCCTGGCCGTTCCCGCGGCCCTGCTCACCCTGCTGTACTTCGTTTACCGCGACTACCCCGGCGCGACGATTCTGTTCAACCGCGTCGCCGTGTCCATGATGGCGATCCTGCCGATGATCGTCATGTTCCTCGTCACGAGCGTGGCCATGCTGCGCGAACGCGGCTCGGGCACCCTGGAGCGCCTGTGGACCACGCCCCTGCACCGCGCCGACCTCCTGCTCGGCTATGCCACCGCCTTCACCGTCACCGCCGTGGGCCAGTCGCTCATCCTGTGCGCGGTGGCCGCCTGGTTCCTCGACGTGGAGATCGCCGCCTCCTGGGCCTGGGTGATTCTGACCGCCCTCGTCGACGCCTTCCTGGGGGTGGCCCTGGGGCTGTTCGTCTCGGCCTTCGCCCGCACCGAGTTCCAGGCCGTCCAGTTCATGCCCGTGGTCGTCGGCCCGCAGCTCTTCCTGTGCGGTCTGCTCGTCGCCCGTGACCAGATGCCCCGCGCCCTGGAACTGTGCGGCAACGTCCTGCCCATGAGTTGGGCCGTTGACGCCGTCGGCGAGCTCACCGCGAGCGCGACCCCCACCGCCGACTTCGCGCTCGACCTGGCCCTTCTGGCGGCCTGCGGGCTCGCCGTCCTGACCGTGGCCGCCCTCACCGTGCCGCGCCGGACCCGCTGA
- a CDS encoding EamA family transporter, giving the protein MWLLFACGSALFAGLTAVLAKQGVRTTDSTLATALRTPVVLVGAWAMTALSGSIRELGAVDARSLIYLLASGLATGASWLCYFKALQLGDVSRVAPVDKMSTVLTIVMAALLLGEDLGALGVLGLVLVTVGTLLMLRAEDLRALPRALAGGGGWLAYALGSAVFAALTAILGKIGITAVPSDLGTAIRTGVVLVMAWGMVGVAGRRGGVGGVPRSEMVWILTSGVATCASWLCYFRALQDGPASVVVPVDKLSVLVSVAFSVLVLRERVGVRALVGLAVLVAGTVALAV; this is encoded by the coding sequence GTGTGGCTCCTGTTCGCCTGCGGCTCCGCCTTGTTCGCGGGACTGACCGCCGTCTTGGCCAAGCAGGGCGTGCGCACCACGGACTCCACCCTCGCCACGGCTCTGCGCACTCCGGTCGTCCTCGTCGGGGCGTGGGCCATGACCGCGCTCAGCGGTTCGATCCGCGAGCTCGGGGCCGTCGACGCCCGCAGTCTGATCTACCTCCTCGCCTCGGGCCTGGCCACCGGCGCCTCCTGGCTGTGCTACTTCAAGGCGCTCCAGCTCGGGGACGTCAGCCGGGTCGCCCCCGTGGACAAGATGAGCACGGTTCTGACCATCGTCATGGCCGCGCTGCTCCTGGGGGAGGACCTCGGCGCCCTGGGTGTCCTCGGACTGGTCCTGGTCACCGTCGGCACGCTCCTCATGCTGCGCGCCGAGGACCTGCGCGCCCTGCCGCGGGCGCTGGCCGGAGGCGGCGGCTGGCTGGCCTACGCGCTCGGCTCCGCCGTGTTCGCCGCCCTCACCGCCATCCTGGGCAAGATCGGCATCACCGCGGTGCCCTCCGACCTGGGCACCGCCATCCGCACCGGGGTGGTCCTGGTCATGGCCTGGGGTATGGTCGGCGTGGCCGGGCGCCGCGGAGGCGTCGGCGGTGTGCCACGCAGCGAGATGGTCTGGATCCTGACCTCCGGCGTTGCCACCTGCGCCTCCTGGCTGTGCTACTTCCGGGCCCTCCAGGACGGGCCCGCCAGCGTCGTCGTGCCCGTCGACAAGCTCAGCGTCCTGGTCTCCGTCGCCTTCTCGGTCCTCGTCCTGCGCGAGCGCGTGGGCGTCCGGGCGCTGGTCGGCCTGGCCGTCCTGGTGGCGGGGACCGTGGCCCTGGCCGTTTAG
- a CDS encoding ArsR/SmtB family transcription factor: protein MYASKDSYVSRFDEELISAAGEVFTMLADVTRIKIILALSARDELSVGALAEIVERRPPAVSQHLAKMRMLKMVVRRQEGTSVYYQLADEHALALVREALNQAEHTLVEAGQTPTHHTSKN, encoded by the coding sequence ATGTACGCAAGTAAGGACTCCTATGTCTCTCGCTTCGACGAGGAGTTGATCAGTGCGGCTGGCGAGGTTTTCACAATGCTGGCCGATGTCACTCGCATCAAGATCATCCTGGCCCTGTCTGCACGCGATGAACTATCGGTGGGAGCACTAGCGGAGATCGTTGAGCGCCGTCCACCGGCAGTGTCGCAGCATCTGGCCAAGATGCGGATGTTGAAAATGGTGGTCCGCCGTCAGGAAGGAACGAGTGTCTACTACCAGCTGGCTGACGAGCACGCGCTCGCTCTAGTCCGCGAAGCGCTCAATCAGGCCGAGCACACCCTGGTCGAGGCCGGCCAGACCCCCACTCACCACACGAGCAAGAACTGA